One part of the Hydrogenobacter sp. T-2 genome encodes these proteins:
- a CDS encoding nucleotidyltransferase domain-containing protein — protein sequence MEAERYFELIGRIIERALRKDCLVIFFGSAVRGNFGRASDIDVALFCSEPLSFTEYSRLLSEIEELPILRDVDLVDLWRVDSYDFLSKIVEEGLFWKSSEGLMGLLRRRLEGLRKSEVKIS from the coding sequence GTGGAGGCGGAAAGATACTTTGAGCTAATTGGCAGGATCATAGAAAGAGCCTTAAGAAAAGACTGCCTTGTAATATTTTTTGGTTCAGCGGTAAGGGGGAACTTTGGCAGGGCTTCTGATATTGACGTGGCTTTGTTTTGCTCTGAACCTTTAAGTTTCACTGAATACTCAAGACTTCTTTCCGAAATTGAGGAGCTACCAATCTTGAGAGATGTAGACCTTGTAGACCTTTGGCGTGTAGATTCCTACGATTTTCTAAGTAAAATAGTTGAGGAGGGTCTCTTTTGGAAAAGTTCAGAAGGGCTTATGGGGCTTTTGAGAAGGCGTTTAGAAGGTTTGA